The Brachyhypopomus gauderio isolate BG-103 chromosome 2, BGAUD_0.2, whole genome shotgun sequence genome contains a region encoding:
- the srpra gene encoding signal recognition particle receptor subunit alpha yields the protein MLDFFAIFSKGGIVLWYFQGAGVSESFAGPVNALIRSVILQERTGHSSFTHNALSLKYKLDNEFELVFVVGFQKILTLTYVDKLIDDIQLRFRDRYKNELEQKGDLKFLVNHFEFKDDFHQLLREAEGGSETKPPKTMRSYSESQKSQKTLRSMIETKDGDKGKELQNKKNKNAKKEVNSEVSEPSKYGSQTVEKTTVVNGNQALTQQDIQRNRAKFIQKQLGGRIEKTNKSPKPQLRKKKEKREWDMQGTNPKVLDYSRIDNNGSHNDQGQDQDVPTEPIQVGSMKGDLRDVDYDSSEDVEEEEEEEEEEEEEEKVVSDINRKGVRKGGFGGMLGMLRGLVGSKTLTQHHMEPVLEKMKDHLIAKNVAADIASQLCDSVAKKLEGKVMGTFTTVASAVKQALQDSLVQILQPKRRVDILRDVLEAKAQRKPFVITFCGVNGVGKSTNLAKISYWLIENGFSVLIAACDTFRAGAVEQLRTHQRRLNSLHPPERHGGQPAVQLFEKGYGKDAAGIAMEAIAYARNQIFDVVLVDTAGRMQDNTPLMTALAKLIDVNTPDLVLFVGEALVGNEAVDQLVKFNQALADHSKSDQPRLIDGIVLTKFDTIDDKVGAAISMTYITGQPIVFVGTGQTYNDLRSLNARAVVNALMKA from the exons ATGCTGGACTTCTTCGCCATCTTTAGTAAGGGAGGTATAGTGTTGTGGTATTTTCAGGGGGCCGGGGTGTCCGAGTCTTTCGCAGGCCCCGTCAACGCTCTCATCCGTTCCGTCATCCTCCAG GAGCGCACTGGACACAGCTCCTTCACTCACAATGCCCTGAGTCTGAAATACAAGCTGGACAATGAGTTTGAGCTTGTGTTTGTA GTGGGTTTTCAAAAAATCTTGACGCTCACATATGTGGACAAATTGATAGATGACATTCAGCTTCGCTTCAGAGATCGTTATAAGAATGAGCTGGAGCAGAAGGGGGACCTTAAATTCTTGGTCAATCACTTTGAGTTTAAGGATGACTTCCACCAGCTTCTGCG tgaagcAGAAGGGGGGAGTGAAACTAAGCCGCCCAAAACAATGAGGTCTTACAGTGAGTCCCAGAAGTCTCAGAAAACTTTGAGGTCTATGATTGAGACAAAAGATGGGGACAAAGGGAAGGAGTTGCAGAACAAGAAGAATAAGAATGCCAAAAAAGAAG TTAATTCGGAGGTGTCGGAGCCATCCAAGTATGGTTCCCAGACTGTAGAGAAGACGACGGTGGTGAATGGGAACCAGGCTCTGACCCAGCAGGATATTCAGAGAAACCGTGCCAAGTTCATCCAGAAGCAGTTGGGGGGCCGAATTGAGAAAACAAA TAAGTCCCCAAAACCTCAGTTGCgaaagaagaaggagaagagagaatggGACATGCAAGGTACCAACCCCAAGGTTCTGGACTACAGTCGAATAGATAACAACGGTTCCCATAACGACCAAGGACAAGACCAAGATGTCCCCACTGAACCA ATCCAGGTGGGCTCTATGAAGGGTGACCTGCGTGATGTGGACTACGATTCCTCAGAGGAtgtggaagaggaagaggaggaagaagaggaggaagaggaagaagagaaagTTGTGAGTGATATCAACAGGAAAGG GGTGAGAAAGGGTGGCTTTGGTGGAATGCTGGGTATGCTGAGAGGTCTGGTTGGCTCAAAGACTCTGACCCAGCACCACATGGAGCCAGTTCTGGAGAAGATGAAGGACCACCTCATTG CTAAGAATGTAGCAGCCGACATTGCCTCCCAACTCTGTGATTCTGTCGCCAAGAAGCTGGAAGGAAAAGTCATGGGCACTTTCACCA CTGTGGCCTCTGCTGTGAAGCAGGCTCTCCAGGACTCTCTGGTGCAGATCCTGCAGCCCAAGCGGAGGGTGGACATCCTGCGAGACGTCCTGGAGGCCAAAGCTCAACGCAAACCCTTTGTCATCACCTTCTGTGGGGTCAACGGGGTCGGCAAGTCCACCAACCTTGCCAAG ATTTCATATTGGCTGATTGAGAACGGCTTCAGTGTGCTGATTGCTGCGTGTGACACCTTTCGTGCGGGGGCAGTGGAGCAGTTGCGAACTCACCAGCGGCGACTGAACTCTCTTCACCCACCAGAGCGCCACGGAGGACAGCCCGCCGTCCAGCTCTTTGAGAAGGGCTACGGCAAGGACGCTGCCGGCATCGCCATGGAGGCCATCGCCTATG CTCGTAATCAGATCTTTGACGTGGTCCTGGTGGATACGGCTGGCCGCATGCAGGATAACACCCCTCTGATGACAGCGCTGGCTAAGCTCATTGACGTCAATACTCCGGACCTGGTGCTGTTTGTAGGAGAGGCTCTGGTTGGGAATGAAGCTGTAGATCAGCTG GTCAAGTTCAACCAAGCGCTGGCTGATCATTCGAAGTCTGACCAACCAAGACTGATCGACGGTATTGTTCTCACCAAGTTTGACACTATTGATGACAAG GTTGGTGCTGCGATATCTATGACCTACATCACGGGTCAGCCCATCGTGTTCGTGGGGACTGGACAGACTTACAACGACCTGCGCAGCCTTAACGCCAGAGCTGTAGTGAACGCGCTCATGAAGGCCTGA
- the fam118b gene encoding protein FAM118B, translating to MASAVAVKTEKRPVLDSEEGVTAAKKARKLLPSLKTKRAPELVLVIGTGVSSAVAPQVPALRSWKGLIQALLDAANDFDLLEEEESRRFQKSLQEDKNLVHVAHDLIQKLSPRTGNVRSTFFKDCLYEVFDDLECKMEHAGKHLLRSVLQLMESGALVLTTNFDNLLEIYAAHQGTKLESLDLTDEKKVLEWAQEKRRLSVLHIHGVYTNPSGIVLHPAGYQNVLRNTEVMREIQKLYETKSFVFLGCGRTVDDTTFQALFLEAVKHKSDLEHFMLVRRENVGEFKKLRDNMLDKGIKVISYGNEYADLPEYFERLANEICNRDALSNGCGSPAQEAEENENGFTTQRGLLQDHHS from the exons ATGGCCTCTGCTGTAGCAGTGAAGACAGAAAAGCGACCTGTCCTTGATTCTGAGGAGGGTGTCacagcagctaaaaaggctag AAAGTTATTACCCAGCCTGAAGACGAAGCGAGCGCCTGAGCTGGTGCTGGTGATCGGTACGGGAGTGAGCTCGGCGGTGGCCCCTCAGGTCCCCGCTCTGCGCTCCTGGAAGGGTCTGATCCAGGCCCTGCTGGATGCTGCCAATGACTTTGACttgctggaggaggaggagagccgtCGCTTCCAGAAAAGCCTGCAGGAGGACAAGAATCTGGTGCATGTGGCCCACGACCTTATCCAGAAGCTCTCTCCG CGGACAGGGAACGTTCGCTCCACCTTCTTCAAGGACTGCCTGTACGAGGTGTTCGATGACCTGGAGTGTAAGATGGAGCACGCGGGGAAGCATCTGCTGCGCTCCGTCCTGCAGCTGATGGAGAGCGGGGCGCTGGTCCTCACCACCAACTTCGATAATCTGCTGGAGATTTATGCAGCCCACCAGGGCACCAAGCTGGAGTCCCTGGACCTCACAGATGAGAAGAAG GTCCTGGAATGGGCTCAAGAGAAGAGGAGACTGAGTGTCCTCCATATCCATGGTGTTTACACAAATCCCAGTGGTATTGTACTGCATCCTGCCGGCTACCAGAAtgttctgagaaacactgaggtCATG AGGGAGATCCAGAAGCTGTACGAGACCAAGTCCTTTGTGTTCCTGGGTTGCGGTCGCACGGTGGACGACACCACCTTCCAGGCTCTGTTCCTGGAGGCTGTCAAACACAAGTCAGACCTGGAGCACTTCATGCTGGTGCGGCGAGAGAACGTGGGAGAGTTCAAGAAGCTCCGTGACAACATGCTTGACAAGGGCATTAAAGTCATCTCTTACGGCAACGAGTACGCCGACCTGCCCGAGTACTTTGAACGTCTGGCCAATGAGATCTGCAACAGAGATGCACTGAGCAATGGCTGTG GATCTCCTGCACAAGAGGCGGAGGAGAACGAGAATGGCTTTACTACACAAAGAGGCCTGCTGCAAG ACCATCACTCGTGA